One window from the genome of Dioscorea cayenensis subsp. rotundata cultivar TDr96_F1 chromosome 3, TDr96_F1_v2_PseudoChromosome.rev07_lg8_w22 25.fasta, whole genome shotgun sequence encodes:
- the LOC120252752 gene encoding probable protein phosphatase 2C 66: MGSCLSSRSSAAAAASSPSSGVWLSSKRERKKKKKQKQRREKEKGISGLFEGKLVAGSGGGGDGEMAEEELHRLPGRMFLNGSSEVACLFTQQGRKGTNQDAMIVWENFTSRSDTIFCGVFDGHGPFGHMVAKKVRDSLPLKLCTQWRANTSNNNSPLQNGSLPGSMNSEETTSISFDNEWAESADVDENRKLPETYSSLKESLLKAFKLMDKELKLNSTIDCFCSGTTAVTVLKQGHDLVIGNVGDSRAVMGTRDMDNNLVAVQLTVDLKPNLPREAARIQQCRGRVFALQDEPEVARVWLPNNDSPGLAMARAFGDFCLKDYGLISVPDISYRHLTDKDEFVVLASDGVWDVLSNKEVVDIVATAPTRSTAARALVECAVRSWRLKFPTSKSDDCAVVVLFLDIPCSSNQLPENNSEKLLTEQTDTTVSSLIQQEPYASVTDEVTGSPQTQSYVSEIVVEDEEPKLEQMPDRCQSARSLAECLSNTEEEEWSALEGVTRVNSLLNLPRFLSSDKKNINRKKWL; this comes from the exons ATGGGCTCGTGCCTCTCATCGCGCTCGTCGGCGGCGGCAGCGGCGAGCTCGCCGTCGTCCGGCGTCTGGCTGAGCTcgaagagggagaggaagaagaagaagaagcagaagcaGAGAAGGGAGAAAGAGAAGGGAATCAGTGGGTTGTTTGAGGGGAAGCTTGTGGCGGGTTCTGGCGGCGGTGGAGATGGAGAAATGGCGGAGGAGGAGCTTCACCGGCTGCCGGGAAGGATGTTTTTGAATGGTTCGAGTGAGGTTGCTTGCTTGTTCACGCAGCAGGGGAGGAAGGGGACCAATCAGGATGCCATGATCGTTTGGGAG AATTTCACTTCAAGAAGTGACACCATTTTCTGTGGAGTATTTGATGGTCATGGTCCATTCGGTCACATGGTTGCAAAGAAAGTCAGAGATTCACTTCCTCTCAAGTTGTGCACGCAATGGAGAGCTAATACCAGTAACAACAACAGCCCTCTCCAAAATGGCAGTCTGCCTGGAAGTATGAATTCTGAGGAAACAACATCCATTAGCTTTGACAATGAATGGGCTGAGTCCGCTGATGTCGACGAGAACAGAAAGCTACCAGAGACATATTCATCACTCAAAGAGTCCCTACTAAAGGCTTTTAAGTTAATGGATAAAGAGCTAAAACTTAACTCAACAATCGACTGTTTTTGCAGCGGGACAACTGCTGTTACTGTGTTGAAGCAG GGCCATGATCTTGTGATCGGAAATGTTGGAGACTCGAGAGCGGTAATGGGAACCCGAGATATGGACAATAATTTGGTTGCTGTACAATTGACTGTTGATTTGAAGCCTAACCTTCCCA GAGAGGCTGCTAGAATCCAACAATGCAGAGGAAGAGTTTTTGCGTTGCAGGATGAGCCAGAAGTTGCTCGTGTATGGTTGCCGAACAATGACTCACCTGGACTAGCTATGGCTCGAGCATTTGGAGACTTCTGCctaaaggattatggtttaatTTCTGTTCCTGATATATCCTATCGACATCTTACCGACAAGGATGAGTTTGTTGTTCTTGCTTCAGATGGG GTATGGGATGTTCTATCAAACAAGGAAGTGGTAGATATAGTAGCTACAGCGCCAACCCGTTCAACCGCTGCAAGAGCTCTGGTAGAATGTGCTGTCCGATCTTGGCGGCTCAAGTTTCCAACATCGAAAAGTGATGACTGTGCAGTTGTGGTTTTGTTCCTAGACATCCCATGCTCATCTAACCAACTTCCAGAAAACAACTCTGAGAAACTTCTTACAGAACAAACCGACACAACTGTATCAAGTTTGATACAACAAGAACCATATGCATCAGTCACCGACGAAGTCACCGGAAGTCCACAAACTCAGAGTTATGTCAGTGAGATTGTAGTAGAAGATGAAGAGCCAAAGTTAGAACAAATGCCTGATCGATGCCAATCCGCTCGGAGCCTTGCAGAATGCTTATCAAACACAGAGGAAGAAGAATGGTCTGCTCTTGAAGGTGTCACCAGAGTAAACTCTTTGCTAAATCTTCCGAGATTCTTGTCTAGTGATAAGAAGAACATCAACCGGAAGAAATGGTTATAG
- the LOC120255045 gene encoding pentatricopeptide repeat-containing protein At1g08070, chloroplastic-like — protein MRPNDGDELARSLAHFIVSGAVHRLSSLRHLVGILSLSPNLPSSLSLSLPLALHYFHLLPSSTTFLFNLLIRAFSRSHHPHLSLSLFSSLLRSAALPDRFTFPSLAVSHASRNAPREGHQSHSHIIKNGFDSDLYVINTLIFMYSAFRDMKSSRKVFDFGFQVVDVVSWNSVIDGYVKSGALDNARKLFDEMPVRNEVSWSAIISGYVGKGELDVARFLFDRMPMIGRNVVTWNSMVSGFARHGLVSLARELFDQMPVRNVVSWNSMVSGYAMNGEMTAARELFEAMPEKDLVSWSCMISGYVHTNQHAEALELFKRMQTESDARPNEVTMVSVLSACAHLSALDQGKWIHAYIDKNHMILEDDNNLGAALIDMYAKCGSLETGVELFRTMDRKNVSSWNALIAGMAINGTAVESLDAFERMQESGVRPNDITFLGVLTACTHGGLVVEGRRYFESMSKDYGIEPEMKHYGCMIDLLGRAGLLEEAERIIRSMPMKADVMVLGALLGACRIHKNIEVADRIRNEFLELKSRQAGCHVLLSNIYAAAGRWSDASRMRSLLKEKGIKKEPGSSSVELDGVVYEFVAGDRSHPEADSIYSWLDKMSGKLRAHGYSPATEDVLLDLDEEDKETWLSCHSEKLALAFALSRAAPPSTIRIVKNLRICRDCHSFVTHVSRLFSHEILVRDRIRFHQFQKWLLFLQ, from the coding sequence ATGCGACCAAACGACGGCGATGAACTCGCCCGATCCCTCGCCCACTTCATCGTCTCCGGCGCCGTGCACCGCCTCTCCTCCCTTCGCCACCTCGTCGGAATCCTCTCTCTTTCGCCCAACCTCCCctcctccctctccctctcccttccTCTCGCTCTCCACTACTTCCACCTTCTCCCCTCCTCCACCACCTTCCTCTTCAACCTCCTCATACGCGCCTTCTCCCGGAGCCACCACCCCCACCTCTCCCTTTCCCTCTTCTCCTCCCTCCTCCGTTCCGCCGCCCTCCCCGACCGCTTCACCTTCCCCTCCCTCGCCGTCTCCCACGCCTCCCGCAACGCACCCCGAGAAGGCCACCAATCCCACTCTCATATCATAAAAAATGGCTTTGATTCCGATCTCTACGTGATCAACACTCTTATCTTCATGTACTCTGCTTTTCGTGACATGAAATCTTCTCGGAAAGTCTTCGACTTTGGGTTTCAGGTTGTCGATGTTGTCTCTTGGAACAGTGTTATTGATGGGTATGTGAAATCTGGGGCCTTGGATAATGCCAGGaagttgtttgatgaaatgcctgtgAGAAATGAGGTATCTTGGAGTGCGATTATTTCTGGCTATGTTGGTAAGGGGGAGTTGGATGTTGCCAGGTTTTTGTTTGATAGAATGCCGATGATTGGAAGGAATGTTGTGACATGGAATTCGATGGTATCGGGTTTTGCTCGGCATGGGTTGGTATCGTTGGCACGGGAGTTATTCGATCAAATGCCGGTAAGAAATGTTGTGTCTTGGAATTCGATGGTTTCTGGGTATGCAATGAATGGGGAGATGACAGCGGCAAGGGAGTTATTTGAGGCAATGCCGGAAAAGGATTTGGTTTCGTGGAGCTGCATGATATCGGGTTATGTGCATACAAATCAACATGCCGAGGCGTTAGAATTGTTCAAGAGAATGCAAACGGAGAGTGATGCTAGGCCGAATGAAGTAACCATGGTCAGTGTGCTCTCAGCTTGTGCGCATCTTTCGGCATTGGATCAAGGGAAGTGgatacatgcatacattgacAAGAACCATATGATATTAGAGGATGATAATAATCTTGGAGCTGCCTTGATTGATATGTATGCCAAGTGCGGTAGTTTGGAAACGGGTGTTGAGCTTTTCCGAACTATGGATAGGAAGAATGTGTCTTCATGGAATGCTCTGATTGCAGGGATGGCTATCAATGGTACCGCTGTTGAGTCTCTTGATGCTTTTGAGAGAATGCAGGAATCAGGGGTCCGGCCGAATGACATAACATTTTTGGGTGTGTTGACAGCTTGTACACATGGAGGGTTAGTAGTTGAGGGCCGCCGATATTTTGAGAGCATGTCAAAGGACTATGGAATAGAGCCGGAGATGAAACATTATGGATGTATGATTGATCTTTTAGGCAGAGCAGGATTGCTAGAAGAGGCGGAACGAATCATTAGAAGCATGCCGATGAAAGCAGATGTGATGGTACTGGGTGCTTTGCTTGGAGCTTGCAGGATTCATAAAAACATTGAAGTTGCTGATAGAATACGGAATGAATTCCTCGAATTGAAATCCCGGCAAGCTGGCTGCCATGTTTTACTGTCTAACATCTATGCTGCGGCGGGAAGGTGGAGCGATGCGTCTCGCATGAGAAGCTTATTGAAAGAGAAAGGTATTAAGAAGGAACCGGGGTCTAGTTCTGTTGAATTGGATGGAGTAGTGTATGAGTTTGTTGCCGGAGATCGGTCTCATCCGGAGGCTGACTCGATATATTCTTGGTTGGATAAAATGAGTGGGAAATTGAGAGCCCACGGGTATTCGCCGGCAACAGAGGACGTGTTACTTGACCTGGATGAAGAAGACAAAGAGACATGGCTATCTTGCCACAGTGAGAAGCTGGCTTTGGCATTTGCTTTGTCGAGAGCTGCTCCTCCATCGACGATAAGAATCGTCAAGAATCTAAGGATTTGCAGGGACTGCCATTCATTTGTGACTCATGTTTCCAGATTATTTTCTCATGAAATTCTTGTTCGAGATCGAATTCGTTTCCACCAGTTTCAAAAATGGCTCTTGTTCTTGCAATGA
- the LOC120257253 gene encoding LOW QUALITY PROTEIN: MLO-like protein 13 (The sequence of the model RefSeq protein was modified relative to this genomic sequence to represent the inferred CDS: deleted 1 base in 1 codon), producing MAVVPSSEMLDTLKYTPTWVVATVCTIIVLISLCAERGLHYLGEFLKHRRLDALFEALQKLKEELMLLGFISLMLTVFQGLISNICVPPRAVSIMLPCKIEKGFDTEQETHHGEHFSLGNTLNKRRLLSEGSGSSLCLSKGKVPLLSLESLHHLHIFIFVLAVVHVVFCATTMVLGGAKIRRWKHWEEAIKKENSKQEDVTTNKNLNAPAENEFVKERAMGFWRKSVVISGMMSFFKQFYASVTKSDYKALRSGFIMKHCSSNPNFDFHRYMMRALEDDFKIVVGISWYLWLFVVLFLLLNVNGWHTYFWLSFLPLILLLAVGAKLEYIITKLAQGAADKEAQRVKPSDHHFWFRRPGIVLYLIHFILFQNSFEMAFFFWIWSTYGFNSCIMEKLNYIIPRLVIGVLIQVLCSYSTLPLYAIVTQMGDMFKQAIFAAQLRTTLHGWAEDVRKRKRSGKGSFLGGKNGPSVPGAESQLQKTDSGASGSSHAEKKLPSLAGLVASATKNPETPPV from the exons ATGGCTGTTGTTCCTAGTTCAGAGATGTTGGATACTCTCAAATACACTCCCACTTGGGTTGTTGCCACTGTTTGCACTATCATTGTTCTCATCTCTCTTTGTGCAGAGCGTGGCCTCCATTACCTTGGAGAG tttctGAAACACCGACGGCTGGATGCACTGTTTGAGGCTTTGCAGAAATTAAAAGAAG AATTGATGCTTCTCGGTTTCATCTCCCTTATGTTAACTGTCTTCCAAGGTTTGATCAGCAATATCTGTGTTCCTCCGAGAGCTgtatctattatgcttccatgCAAAATAGAGAAGGGATTCGACACCGAGCAAGAGACTCATCACGGAGAGCACTTCTCTCTTGGAAATACACTAAACAAGAGGAGGCTTTTGTCTGAAGGTTCTGGTTCTTCTCTTTGCCTGAGTAAA GGGAAAGTTCCATTATTATCTCTTGAATCGCTGCACCATCTCCACATCTTTATTTTTGTGCTCGCAGTCGTCCATGTTGTCTTCTGTGCCACAACAATGGTTCTTGGAGGAGCTAAA ATTAGAAGATGGAAACATTGGGAAGAGGCTATTAAGAAAGAGAATTCAAAGCAAGAAGATG TGACGactaataaaaatctaaatgcTCCTGCTGAAAATGAGTTTGTCAAGGAGCGGGCAATGGGATTTTGGAGAAAGTCGGTTGTTATAAGTGGGATG ATGTCATTTTTCAAGCAGTTTTATGCCTCTGTGACAAAATCAGACTACAAAGCACTTCGATCAGGATTCATCATG AAACACTGCAGTTCAAACCCAAACTTCGACTTCCACAGATACATGATGCGAGCTCTTGAGGATGAC TTCAAGATTGTTGTCGGTATAAG CTGGTACTTGTGGCTTTTCGTCGTCCTGTTTCTATTGCTCAATGTGAATG GATGGCACACATATTTCTGGTTATCCTTCTTGCCTTTGATT CTGCTACTCGCTGTCGGTGCAAAATTAGAGTACATCATTACAAAATTGGCTCAAGGAGCAGCTGATAAGGAAGCACAAAGAGTGAAGCCTTCAGATCACCATTTTTGGTTCCGGAGACCGGGAATTGTTCTTTACTTGATTCACTTCATCTTGTTCCAGAACTCCTTCGAGATGGCGTTTTTCTTCTGGATATgg AGCACGTATGGATTCAACTCGTGCATcatggaaaaattaaattatataatcccCCGACTTGTTATCGG AGTGCTCATTCAAGTGCTTTGCAGTTATAGTACCCTTCCTTTGTATGCAATTGTCACTCAG ATGGGCGACATGTTTAAACAAGCGATATTTGCGGCACAATTAAGAACAACACTGCATGGATGGGCAGAGGATGTGAGAAAGCGAAAGCGGTCAGGGAAAGGTTCATTCTTGGGTGGTAAAAATGGACCGAGTGTTCCCGGTGCTGAGTCACAGTTGCAGAAGACGGACTCTGGAGCGTCCGGAAGCTCACATGCAGAAAAAAAGTTGCCTTCTTTGGCAGGATTAGTAGCATCGGCAACAAAAAATCCGGAAACACCTCCAGTCTAA